CCGATGGTGAAGTTGAGGACCCGGGGCACCTTGCGCGCTCCGGAGACCAGGGCGCAAGCGTCCAGGCAGTCGCCGCAGACGACGCAGTGCTTCTGCTCCGGGGTGCGCGGGTCCACCCCCATGTGGCAGATCTCCGCGCAGAGGCCGCAGGTGGCGCAGATATCCCGGTTGCCGGGCAGGTTGAACACCTGCAGGTGCATCGTGTCCGCGTTGGAGATGATGGACTGCAGGTGGCCGTACGGGCAGGCGACCCGGCAGACGGAGGTGCGCCACCAGGCCATCGCCATGGTGAAGAAGAGCGTGAAGCCGAGGATGAACACGGTCGGGCCCGGCGGCACCTGGCCGGACAGGTACTGGGCCAGCAGGGCCCTCCCGTCGCTGAAGTAGCTGCGCACCACGAAGGCGCCGAACAGGCTGATGACCACCGAGAGCAGCGTGCTGCCCGCGCGGCCGAAACGCCGGTCCCAGCTGCGGGTCAGTTCGTTAAACAGGTTCTGGGGGCAGACCCACCCGCAGAAGACCCGGCCGAACAGCAGGCTGGCGGCGATGATCACGTAGATGACCGTTACCAGCAGCATGAAGAAGACGAAGGTGTGCTTGACCCACAGCCGCGTGCCGAACAGGTAGAGCGACATGCTCGGCAGATCAAACCGGAAGAGGTTCACGAAGGGTGAGACGATCAGCAAGGCCAGAACGGTCAGCTGGGACGCGCGGCGATACCGGCGGATCACCGTCTGCACCTTGCCGAGGCGGCTCTTCATTCTGCATCCCCCTCCGAAGGTGCGCCAGACCCCCCCGCCCCGCGGCGGGGGGGTGGCGGCGCTGCGCTAGAAGCCCGTCGGGCTGTTGGGCCCGAAGCGCAGATTGGCGGCCAGGTAGTAGACGAAGAAGATGGCGATCACGGCGTAGACGAGCAGCAGGAACTTGGGCACCGGGGGCGACTCGTGACCGTGTTCCGCCCCGGTCTGCGGCCGGTTCTCGTCAGACATGCTCCGAACCCCCTCACCGCGTGATGGGCTTGTCGTCCTCGACGTACTTGAACTTCACGTCCTCGTTCATGCTGGTGCTGCCCGACATGAAGGCCCAGTACATCACCACGGCCACCGCGGCCCACAGCACCAGCACGGCGATCAGCAGAAAGCCGCTGGAAACGCTCAGGTCGCTGAATCGGGTCCATTCGATGTCCACGGTGGGATCCCCCTTTCGCGGGGCCTACTCCTGGGTTCCCAACCACTTGATGTAGGTGGTCAGGGCCCAGCGGTCCTCGTCGGACAGTCCGTTCAGCCGCCACGACGGCATGCCGGACCCGGAGCCGTCCTCCTTCAGCGTGCCTTCCGAGATCACCCAGAAGATGAACTGTTCGGAGTGGACCTTGCCTGCCTCAAACCAGTTGGTCGGATAGGGCGGGCTGCCCCAGCCGTCCGCCGCGGTCATGCCGCGCATGTCGGCGCCGTGGCACTGCAGACAGCCGTTGGCCTCGATGAGCTCCTGAGCCCGGGCCAGCACGGCGGCGTCGTCGATGGAGTACGGGTTCTGCAGGTCGCGGTACTCGTCGGGCAGGATGTCGTCGGTGGCCTCCAGGATGTTCGGCCCGGGGTACTTGGCCAGGGTCTGGACCGGAACCGCCCAGTCGCGCAGGACCAGCAGGTACTCGGCCAGGGCGTCCAGCTCGTCCGGCGGCAGGTGGGCGTAGGACGGCATGATCGAGTTGGGCTCAGTCGAACGCGGGTCGATCAGGTGGGCGATATGCCACTCCTTCGAGGGCAGCCGGTGGCCCACGTACTTCAGGTCGGGACCGGTTCGCTGCGAACCCAGGAGGGCCGGGTTGTCGTTGCCGTAGTCCTCGGGACGGGTCGGCCGGCCCCCGACGACCCTGCCGTCATCCAGGGTGACGGCAGGGGCCTGGAAGGCGGCGTCGTTGGGTAGCGTGCGGACCTGCTGGGTATGGCAGTAGAAGCAGCCCTCACGGATGTAGATCTCCCGCCCGCGCGCCACCTGCGGGCTGATGGGCTTGCCGTCGGGGAACATGCCCGAGTACCGGGGCGACGACGGCGAGGCGGCGTACAGGTCCTCCTGCATCAGCGGCACCGCGACGGTGATGATCACCGCGAAGGTGAGGAGCAGGAAGGCGCCGAGACCGATGAGCGCAGCGTTCCGCTCGAACTTGTTGCCCATGCTTGCACCCCCCTCCCTACACGCCGGCGACGACGGAGCCGACCTCGGCGGACTCGCCGCTGAACTGCCGGCCGGCGGTCGCGGTCTTGAAGATGTTGAAGATGAACAGGAGCTGGGCGCCCAGGATCATCGCCCCGCCGAAGGCCCGGGCGATGTTGAACGGCCGCTGGTTGATGACCGAGGCGATGAAGTTGGCCGACTGGTTGGCCGCCCAGTCAGAGCCCTGCACGAGCCCGCCGATGGTCAGGGATACGAAGAACAGGGTGAAGCCGATGAGGGAGAGCCAGAAGTGCCATTCCATCAGCTTGGCCGACCAGATCTCCCGGTTGATCAGCCGGGGCAGGGCGTAGTAGATGGTCGCGAACATGATGAACGAGAAGGTGCCGACCAGCGCGAGATGCGCGTGGCCCACGACCCAGTTGGTGAAGTGGACGATGGAGCTCACCGAGCGCAGCGACTGCATCGGCCCCTGGAAGCAGGTGATGAAGTAGAAGACCATCGCACTCACCGTGAACTTCAGGGGCACGGACTCCTTCAGGGCGCCCCAGCGTCCGTTCATGGTGCCGTAGAAGTTGGTGAGCACGGTCCAGACCGGCACGATCAGGCAGACGGAGAAGGCGATGGCGACCGTCTGCAGCCAGTACGGCACGGGGCCGTTGACCAGGTGGTGAGCCCCCGTGGGGCCGTAGACGAACATCAGCATCCAGAAGCCGATCATGGAGAGCTTGTGGCTCCAGATGGGGTTGCCCGTCAGCTTGGGAAGCAGGTAGTAGACGGCGCCGACGCCGATGGGCGTGAACCAGTAGCCCAGGATGTTGTGACCGTAGAACCAGTTGACCACCGCGTCATTCACACCGGTGATGGGGTTGTTGGGGAGGAGGAACTGGTTGCCGACGATGTAGATCACCGGCGTGGTGAACACGGCGCCCAGCATGTACCAGGCGGTGACGTACAGCTCCTTCTCCTTGCGCCTGGCGAAGGTCATGATCACGTTGAAGAAGACCAGCGCGAACAGGACCACCGTGAGGATCTTCAGGATCCAGGGGGACTCCGCGTACTCCCGGCCTGCGTTCATGCCCATGAGCAGGGTCACGGTGTAGGCGGTCATGAGGAGGTTGTAGAAGACGACCGAGAAATTGCCCAGCCGCTCACTCCACAGCGGGGTGCCACAGACCCGAGGAACCATGTAAAAGAGCGTCGCGAAGTAAGCCCCGCTGAGCCAGCCGAAGAGCACCAGGTTGGTGTGCACCGGCCGCACGCGGCCAAAGGTGAAGTACTCGAGCACGGGAACGTTCTTGACCAGGTCCGGGATGACCAGCAGCACGGCGGCGAACAACCCGAAGCTCATGCCGATGGCCATCCAGATGACCGCGGTGTAGAAGAAGTTCCGACTGGCGGACCCTTCTACGTT
The nucleotide sequence above comes from Symbiobacterium thermophilum IAM 14863. Encoded proteins:
- a CDS encoding cbb3-type cytochrome c oxidase subunit II codes for the protein MGNKFERNAALIGLGAFLLLTFAVIITVAVPLMQEDLYAASPSSPRYSGMFPDGKPISPQVARGREIYIREGCFYCHTQQVRTLPNDAAFQAPAVTLDDGRVVGGRPTRPEDYGNDNPALLGSQRTGPDLKYVGHRLPSKEWHIAHLIDPRSTEPNSIMPSYAHLPPDELDALAEYLLVLRDWAVPVQTLAKYPGPNILEATDDILPDEYRDLQNPYSIDDAAVLARAQELIEANGCLQCHGADMRGMTAADGWGSPPYPTNWFEAGKVHSEQFIFWVISEGTLKEDGSGSGMPSWRLNGLSDEDRWALTTYIKWLGTQE
- a CDS encoding 4Fe-4S binding protein; its protein translation is MKSRLGKVQTVIRRYRRASQLTVLALLIVSPFVNLFRFDLPSMSLYLFGTRLWVKHTFVFFMLLVTVIYVIIAASLLFGRVFCGWVCPQNLFNELTRSWDRRFGRAGSTLLSVVISLFGAFVVRSYFSDGRALLAQYLSGQVPPGPTVFILGFTLFFTMAMAWWRTSVCRVACPYGHLQSIISNADTMHLQVFNLPGNRDICATCGLCAEICHMGVDPRTPEQKHCVVCGDCLDACALVSGARKVPRVLNFTIGSGDSAVALRDRGRLWQNVRQLAPRLVLPLILTVILGSLSAYMLAHRPRVDLVVAKNHRQVLAAGSPISSGNVMAVSIINLGNEGDRFHLYVEGLPDNWAALERSEIELEPGERASVTLRVHPTERIVGTHRFTVRVVGERSGAEASFDTVHVVY
- a CDS encoding cbb3-type cytochrome c oxidase subunit I; its protein translation is MFSNVEGSASRNFFYTAVIWMAIGMSFGLFAAVLLVIPDLVKNVPVLEYFTFGRVRPVHTNLVLFGWLSGAYFATLFYMVPRVCGTPLWSERLGNFSVVFYNLLMTAYTVTLLMGMNAGREYAESPWILKILTVVLFALVFFNVIMTFARRKEKELYVTAWYMLGAVFTTPVIYIVGNQFLLPNNPITGVNDAVVNWFYGHNILGYWFTPIGVGAVYYLLPKLTGNPIWSHKLSMIGFWMLMFVYGPTGAHHLVNGPVPYWLQTVAIAFSVCLIVPVWTVLTNFYGTMNGRWGALKESVPLKFTVSAMVFYFITCFQGPMQSLRSVSSIVHFTNWVVGHAHLALVGTFSFIMFATIYYALPRLINREIWSAKLMEWHFWLSLIGFTLFFVSLTIGGLVQGSDWAANQSANFIASVINQRPFNIARAFGGAMILGAQLLFIFNIFKTATAGRQFSGESAEVGSVVAGV